gagaactgttcggctctgcacacagatattgtatctaagatatactatcacatatttaacatgtataagactgcctgccatctaagagagcgggtggagggaaggaagggaaaaatcggaacagaagtgactgcaagggacaatgttgtaaaaaaaaattacctatgcatatgtactgtcaaaaaaattataattataaaattaattttaaaaattaaaaataaaataaaataaaataattacccatgcatatgtactgtcaaaaattataattataaaattaattttaaaaattaaaaataaaaataaaataaaataaaaaaattactcatgcatacgtactgtcaaaaaaaaaaacaacttataatcataaaattaaaaaaaaaagaacttatactCAGAGCTGATCCAAAGTGGAATGATCTGCTttaaagagaccccaaaagaGAAACAGCCTAACCTCACCATAGGCTCCTGTATCTACAGCCAGAGGGACCTTTGGAGGCCACTGAGTCCAATGACTGATATAACAGGGAGAAAACAGACACTTGCCCCTAGGACACAAAGGCAGAGTGGCTAAGGCAGCAGTTGAGCCTGTTCCTCTGGCCCCACAGTCAATGCAGTTTCCCCCACACCAGATTGTCCCCCACGATGGGCTGTCGTCCCTCCCCCACCGATGTCTCCAAGCAAATGCTGGATAACCGTTCACCAAGTAGGTGGCAGCGGGCATTCTGGGATGTGGATTGGACAAGATGGTGGCTAAGGCCCTTCCAACACTTTAATCCTTGATTTCTGAGGGTGCTGAGTATTCCCTCCCCCCAGGCCCACCCGCTCCATCCCAAAAGGCGGGGAGAGGAGCAACAAGACTGAAAGCCATCATTTATTAACTGATTCTGTACATAATAAGGCAAGAAGGCAGCTAACATGGGGCAGGCAATAATTTCTTCCAAGCAAAGGCGAGGGAGCCAGCGCTGCTCACTCCAGGATGTGGTTGGTCTCTAACACAGTTTGCAGGATCTCATCCACCTGATCAGACTCGAAGTTGACCTCTTCCAGCTCCAGGTGAGGAAGGATGGAGGCCAGCAGCCGGCTGACGTTCACCCGGAGGCCTTTCAGCTTTTCCAGGGTGCTGAcgtggaggaagagaagggacaaCGGTGAGGGGCTCAGCCATAAAAGGGGAGAACAGAGGGGGCTCACTCTCCTCACTCCCAGTTCCTAACCCAACAGGAGGACTAGAACACCTGACCCCTGACCCAAAAGGCCGGGCCGTCTCTCCACTTCTGCCCTGTTCTTAAAAGCTCAATCTAAACTTCtttatgcattctttttttttttcctcttgaatgAGACCATAACCAACTAAGCAATCTAGGGCACCAAAACATGACTTCCGGGCACAAGAGGGGGTTCAGCCAATTTGAGTTAATGGCCTGGGAGCTGCTTCCTTCTCAGTACAGCGGGTCTGAGACCTCTCACCCCTAGCTGGCCACACAACATTGGGCTAGCTTAGCCCGAGTCTGTTTCCCCGGTCTGCCAAAAGGGGATAACGCCCGTTCAAGCTACTTCTGGAGCCAGTTCTCCTCCAGCAAACCTTGTTGTGATTCATGAACTGctaaagaacaaatcaaaaccaAAGTAGGGCTCGGGCTTCCCTTATGGAGTTGGAGATCATGGAGGGGGTGCAAGCTGAGGATTCTAAGAACGGAGTGGGGaggctctcttttcttcctctcaagCCCAGATTTAGAAATTCAACTTGCCGTGCAATTATAACGACCAAAGGAAAAGATATGAGACTAGCTCTTTGCAGAAGTGGGGGGCTACCGGCGTGGAATGCTGCACGCACATGTGTCCTCGGAACaggactgttttgttttgcttcctgCAGGGCCCGGCACATTGTGGGTGCTTAATAAGCATTTGGGAATTGATCAAACTCATTGTCTTCCCTCTTTGTTATGAGAGGAGGCTTTTAGAGAGAAATGGAGACTCACTACGGGAAGGTAGTTCCATCAGCATGGGGAGCTTCCAGATGGGAAATTTCCTAAGGGAGGCCAGCCCTTTCTGGGCAATTTCAGAATCTTTGGAGCCTTGAATGACCTGTCTAATGCCAGGGAGGCTGGACTTGTTCCTGACCAGTTCCCTAGCCACTGCCTCACCCTACCTCCCCAAACAAACTAGAGACTAGGGAGAGGGCCCCGCGCATTCCCTGTCGCAGACCAACCCACCCTGGTAATGACCTCGTATCTTCTTCCTGCAGGTTCTGGAAGGAGCCCTGAGCCTCGTGCAGAACCTCCATGCGCATCTCCATGGCCTTGAGACGCTCCTTGAGCTCGCTCTTCTCCTCCATGCTTCTCTCCAGCTCGGACTTGAGCACCTGAAGCTCGGCCTGGCGGTAGCCCATGTGCTTCTTGCTCCAGTACAAGCTCTCGCTCTCGCGGGCCCGCAGGGTCATCAGTTCGTGTTGGGTTCTCTCAAACTCGTTCTGCCAGtgtctcttctcctcttccagcTCTTGAACCTGCAGCccaaaggacacacacacacatggacacCACGCGGCCGAGCCACCGTGCACCTCGTGCCACCGGCTAGACCCTACCTCGGCCTACCTTGTACAGACCCTTCCCGGGGTTTGCACCACTTATGAATTACTATTGAGTATCCCAATGCCAGCTTGGGCATGAGCTCGGGAGTTGGAGGAGCTGGGTTTAAATTCTAGACCTGCCAACTTCCTGGGGCAAGTCCCAGCATCCCTgggcctgcctcagtttccttatgggTGAAAAAGGAGAGATGGAGCCCGAGTGAACTCTAAGACCCCTTCTAGTTGAGGTTCCTTTATATGGAACTTCCACACCACCACCTTCCCCTCGCTCATCACTTTTGATCCCCAGCACCACCGCATCCCTGACCTTCTGCTGCAGCAGATCCCTTTCAGACAAGATGCTTTCCAGTCGTCTCTCGGTCTTCTGGTCCTTGGCCTTGGGCTGACTCAAAGCTCCGTTATCCCCGGCTTCCCCCTTCTCGCTGCCGGGCACGGCACGGACCTGGCTACGTTCTTCGGCCCCCCGTCTGTGCTCAGCTCTCTCCTCTCGACCAAATGGAATCAGCTGGATGGGAGCCCCGCCGTCCACGACGGCTTCGGTGATTCCAACCACAGCCACAAACGGACCTTTGGCCACTTCCTGGGATGGTGCTCTGCCCTGCTCTGCCCCCAGAGAGCTCCGGCTCGAGGGTGGCCAAGCTTTGTTGGCCACCTCAGCCATCCCAGGTGGCCGTTGACTTCCAGGCTCCTCGAGGTGCTTCCCAGGTGCCCCATCCTCTCGGGGACTCATCAGGGCTCCTTGACCTGGGCCTACCTCTCCAAGAGGTGCCACCCAAGCCTCACTGCTCTTCTGGCCTGCCTCTGGGAGGGGGCTTCCCCCAAGGTCAGGCTCACTTTTGCCACCCTCCATTTCTTGGTGGAGGGCAGCCAACTCTGCCCTTTTCTGGGAATCAGAGGCCATCCCTGACTTCTGGGACCTTTTGCGCTTTACCAGTGGCTCCTCATCTAGGAACACCTTGTGCTTGCTGCAAGAACCAAAAAACACGTGATTAGCATGGACCCTACCGAGTCCACCTTTTGCTGGCGTCCCCCTCGGCAGTTCCCCACAGTCAGACCCTCATTAGCTGCAGATCACGACTCAGGAGAGCTTCGGGACTCAAGTCTACCCTCTAACATCCCCCCCAGCCCCTTTTGCTGAGCAGCAGCTGGCCTGGGCTCCAATTGGGGAAGGGGCGGAGAAGGAGCCTGCCTCAGGCAGGAGCAACCTGACCTTTACAGGAATTTTGGACACAGTCACTGAAATCAGCCCAGCTTTGAAGTCTCCCAAATgcaaatagagagagaagaaaaaaaaaagaaaaaagaaatacataaaacaaGCCCCTAATGTAATGACAGAAAAAACTAAGGTCACACAAAGGCCTGGTGGGATATGTAGAGGCCAACAGAGCCAGCCTGTT
This is a stretch of genomic DNA from Sminthopsis crassicaudata isolate SCR6 chromosome X, ASM4859323v1, whole genome shotgun sequence. It encodes these proteins:
- the MORC4 gene encoding MORC family CW-type zinc finger protein 4 isoform X3 → MQAKTESEDLKEVRGDGAGSSHTPLLPAECPAPSLVPRPPETMYLHLSGKHKVFLDEEPLVKRKRSQKSGMASDSQKRAELAALHQEMEGGKSEPDLGGSPLPEAGQKSSEAWVAPLGEVGPGQGALMSPREDGAPGKHLEEPGSQRPPGMAEVANKAWPPSSRSSLGAEQGRAPSQEVAKGPFVAVVGITEAVVDGGAPIQLIPFGREERAEHRRGAEERSQVRAVPGSEKGEAGDNGALSQPKAKDQKTERRLESILSERDLLQQKVQELEEEKRHWQNEFERTQHELMTLRARESESLYWSKKHMGYRQAELQVLKSELERSMEEKSELKERLKAMEMRMEVLHEAQGSFQNLQEEDTRSLPGTLEKLKGLRVNVSRLLASILPHLELEEVNFESDQVDEILQTVLETNHILE
- the MORC4 gene encoding MORC family CW-type zinc finger protein 4 isoform X2, translated to MSVLKMAVGDTRMEVLTAPLKSIPMQAKTESEDLKEVRGDGAGSSHTPLLPAECPAPSLVPRPPETMYLHLSGKHKVFLDEEPLVKRKRSQKSGMASDSQKRAELAALHQEMEGGKSEPDLGGSPLPEAGQKSSEAWVAPLGEVGPGQGALMSPREDGAPGKHLEEPGSQRPPGMAEVANKAWPPSSRSSLGAEQGRAPSQEVAKGPFVAVVGITEAVVDGGAPIQLIPFGREERAEHRRGAEERSQVRAVPGSEKGEAGDNGALSQPKAKDQKTERRLESILSERDLLQQKVQELEEEKRHWQNEFERTQHELMTLRARESESLYWSKKHMGYRQAELQVLKSELERSMEEKSELKERLKAMEMRMEVLHEAQGSFQNLQEEDTSTLEKLKGLRVNVSRLLASILPHLELEEVNFESDQVDEILQTVLETNHILE
- the MORC4 gene encoding MORC family CW-type zinc finger protein 4 isoform X1, with amino-acid sequence MSVLKMAVGDTRMEVLTAPLKSIPMQAKTESEDLKEVRGDGAGSSHTPLLPAECPAPSLVPRPPETMYLHLSGKHKVFLDEEPLVKRKRSQKSGMASDSQKRAELAALHQEMEGGKSEPDLGGSPLPEAGQKSSEAWVAPLGEVGPGQGALMSPREDGAPGKHLEEPGSQRPPGMAEVANKAWPPSSRSSLGAEQGRAPSQEVAKGPFVAVVGITEAVVDGGAPIQLIPFGREERAEHRRGAEERSQVRAVPGSEKGEAGDNGALSQPKAKDQKTERRLESILSERDLLQQKVQELEEEKRHWQNEFERTQHELMTLRARESESLYWSKKHMGYRQAELQVLKSELERSMEEKSELKERLKAMEMRMEVLHEAQGSFQNLQEEDTRSLPGTLEKLKGLRVNVSRLLASILPHLELEEVNFESDQVDEILQTVLETNHILE
- the MORC4 gene encoding MORC family CW-type zinc finger protein 4 isoform X4, translated to MQAKTESEDLKEVRGDGAGSSHTPLLPAECPAPSLVPRPPETMYLHLSGKHKVFLDEEPLVKRKRSQKSGMASDSQKRAELAALHQEMEGGKSEPDLGGSPLPEAGQKSSEAWVAPLGEVGPGQGALMSPREDGAPGKHLEEPGSQRPPGMAEVANKAWPPSSRSSLGAEQGRAPSQEVAKGPFVAVVGITEAVVDGGAPIQLIPFGREERAEHRRGAEERSQVRAVPGSEKGEAGDNGALSQPKAKDQKTERRLESILSERDLLQQKVQELEEEKRHWQNEFERTQHELMTLRARESESLYWSKKHMGYRQAELQVLKSELERSMEEKSELKERLKAMEMRMEVLHEAQGSFQNLQEEDTSTLEKLKGLRVNVSRLLASILPHLELEEVNFESDQVDEILQTVLETNHILE